A genomic region of Nitrospirota bacterium contains the following coding sequences:
- a CDS encoding energy transducer TonB translates to MINRKILLMLFISLSAHLAIAAAIVYIPNNMIGNDVASPDDSIVWGYVAEGRKQSNISSQAAKQHPEPASEPGVAADQIVQNVQDDTPEESSSQNEVSDLKITPEPSDDNVPANNKGCHSPDNCDAVNKSKGDNINTVYDKLALAEYLRKEIEKLKFYPDIARLRGMEGTVFINFYIGQDGITSGIAVVKSSGSRILDEAAVKTVGMIRKLTGLHKDLRELDVVVPITYRLE, encoded by the coding sequence GTGATAAACAGAAAGATATTACTAATGCTCTTTATTTCACTTTCAGCTCATTTGGCAATTGCTGCTGCCATTGTATACATCCCAAATAATATGATTGGGAATGACGTTGCCAGTCCTGATGATTCAATTGTCTGGGGTTATGTTGCAGAAGGGCGGAAACAGTCAAATATAAGTTCTCAAGCTGCAAAACAGCACCCTGAACCCGCCTCAGAACCTGGAGTTGCTGCCGATCAGATCGTCCAAAATGTTCAGGATGACACTCCTGAGGAGAGTTCCTCCCAGAATGAAGTTTCAGATTTAAAAATTACCCCTGAACCATCAGATGATAACGTCCCGGCTAATAATAAGGGCTGCCACAGTCCTGACAATTGTGATGCAGTAAATAAATCCAAAGGCGACAATATCAATACAGTATATGATAAGCTGGCCCTCGCTGAATATCTCAGAAAAGAGATAGAAAAATTAAAATTCTATCCTGACATAGCAAGGTTAAGAGGCATGGAAGGCACGGTATTCATCAATTTTTATATTGGACAGGATGGAATAACGTCAGGAATAGCTGTTGTTAAATCCTCCGGATCAAGGATTCTTGATGAGGCTGCAGTAAAAACAGTCGGGATGATAAGAA